A segment of the Catenuloplanes nepalensis genome:
GGGCGCGCTCTCCAAGGTCACGCTGGGCGAAGTGGACGCGGCACTGGTCTACCGCACGGACGCGAAGGCCGCGGCGTCCGATGTGGACGGCGTGGAGTTCCCGGAGTCGGCCGGCGCGATCAACGACTATCCGATCGTGGTGCTGACGGACGCGCCGAACGCGGCCGCGGCCGAGGGCTTCGTCGAGTACGTGCGGACCGAGGGCCTCACGGTGCTGACCGAGGCCGGCTTCCAAGCACCATGACCAGACGGCGACGCAGCGCCATGACCGAGCGGCGACGAGGCCGCGTGATCAGGCGGCAACGGGTTCCGGCGGCGCTGCTCGTTCCGGCGCTGCTCGGGCTCGCGTTCCTGGTGCTTCCGCTGGCCGGGCTCCTGATCCGGGCGCCGTGGGGCACGCTGCCGGCCCGGCTGGCCGAGCCGCAGGTGCTGGCCGCGCTGCGGCTGTCGCTGCTCACCGCCACGATCGCGACCGCGCTGTGCCTGCTGCTCGGCGTACCGCTGGCCTGGCTCCTGGCCCGGGTCGAGTTCCGCGGCCGGCGGCTGGTCCGCGCGCTGGTGACCGTGCCGCTGGTGCTTCCGCCGGTGGTCGGCGGCGTGGCGCTGTTGCTGGTCTTCGGCCGGCGCGGCATCGTCGGGCAGTGGCTGGATCAGGCTTTCGGGATCACGTTGCCGTTCACGACCGCGGGCGTGGTGCTGGCCGAGGCGTTCGTGGCGCTGCCGTTCCTGGTGATCGCGGTCGAGGGCGCGCTGCGCGGCGCGGACGCGCGGTTCGAGGAGGCGGCCGCCACGCTCGGCGCCGGCCGCTGGACCACGTTCACGCACGTGACGCTGCCGCTGGTGGCGCCGGGCATCGCGGCCGGCGCGGTGCTCTGCTGGGCCCGGGCGCTCGGCGAGTTCGGCGCCACGATCACGTTCGCCGGGAACTTCCCGGGCCGGACCCAGACGATGCCGCTCGCGGTCTACCTCGCGCTGGAACGGGACGTGGAGGCCGCGATCGTGCTCAGCCTGCTCCTGCTGGTCGTCTCCGTGACGATCCTGGCCGCGCTGCGCGACAGATGGGTGGGTGCGGCATGAGCGACGGTCTGGATGCGCGGCTGGTCGTCGACCGGGGCACGTTCCGGCTGGATGTCGCGCTGCGCGTCGCGCCGGGCGAGGTGGTGGCGCTGCTCGGGCCGAACGGCGCGGGCAAGTCCACGGCCCTGCGCGCGCTCGCCGGCCTGCAGCCGCTCGCGGACGGGCATGTCCGGCTGGGCGACGACGACCTGAGCGCGCTGCCGCCGGAGCACCGCCCGATCGGCGTGGTGTTCCAGGACTACCTGCTGTTCCCGCACCTGTCCGCGCTGGACAACGTGGCCTTCGGCCCGCGCCGGCACGGGGCCGGGCGGCGGGCGGCGAGGGCGACGGCGCTGGACTGGCTGACCCGGGTCGGCCTGGCCGAGCACGCGTCGAAGCGGCCACGGCAGCTCTCCGGCGGGCAGGCGCAGCGGGTCGCACTGGCGCGCGCGCTCGCCGTACACCCGCGGCTGTTTCTGCTCGATGAGCCGCTCGCGGCTCTGGACGCCCGGACGCGGCTGGACACGCGGGCGGAACTGCAGCGGCACCTGGCCGCGCACCCGGGCGCGACGCTGCTGGTCACGCACGACCCGCTGGACGCGCTGGTGCTGGCCGACCGGCTGGTGATCGTGGAGGCCGGCCGGGTGGTGCAGGAGGGCGACGCCGCGACCGTGACCGCGCGCCCGCGCACCGACTACGTGGCCCGGCTGGTCGGCCTGAATCTCTACCGGGGACGGGCGGACGGGCACGAGGTCACGCTGGACGGCCTCACGCTGCGTGTGGACGACCGGCTGGACGGGGACGTGTTCGTGGCGTTCCGGCCGTCGTCGGTGGCGCTGCACGCGGAGAGGCCGACCGGCAGTCCGCGGAACATCTGGGCCGCCACCATCGCCGGCATCCAACGGCACGGCGACAACCTGCGCATCGAGCTTGCCGGGCCGCTCCCGGCCGCCGCGGATGTGACGCCGGCCGCAGCCGCTCAGCTCGACCTGATACCCGGCCGAACGGTGTGGGCGGCCGTCAAGGCGACCGAGACGCATGCTTACCCCGCGTAGTGGAGACCCGGCACTGGGCTTGCAGGTCTTGACGTAACGGGTTACGGTTTGTCCAGTCCCTCGGATGACTGGCCCAGGCACCGCAGGCACGGCAAACTTCGCCGCAGGCAGTCTGCGCCGCCCGCAGGAGATCTCCGCCGTTGCACCACATGAGCGGCCCGCGAACTTTTCCGATCGCTCTCCGACGCGCAG
Coding sequences within it:
- a CDS encoding ABC transporter permease, whose product is MTERRRGRVIRRQRVPAALLVPALLGLAFLVLPLAGLLIRAPWGTLPARLAEPQVLAALRLSLLTATIATALCLLLGVPLAWLLARVEFRGRRLVRALVTVPLVLPPVVGGVALLLVFGRRGIVGQWLDQAFGITLPFTTAGVVLAEAFVALPFLVIAVEGALRGADARFEEAAATLGAGRWTTFTHVTLPLVAPGIAAGAVLCWARALGEFGATITFAGNFPGRTQTMPLAVYLALERDVEAAIVLSLLLLVVSVTILAALRDRWVGAA
- a CDS encoding ABC transporter ATP-binding protein, with amino-acid sequence MSDGLDARLVVDRGTFRLDVALRVAPGEVVALLGPNGAGKSTALRALAGLQPLADGHVRLGDDDLSALPPEHRPIGVVFQDYLLFPHLSALDNVAFGPRRHGAGRRAARATALDWLTRVGLAEHASKRPRQLSGGQAQRVALARALAVHPRLFLLDEPLAALDARTRLDTRAELQRHLAAHPGATLLVTHDPLDALVLADRLVIVEAGRVVQEGDAATVTARPRTDYVARLVGLNLYRGRADGHEVTLDGLTLRVDDRLDGDVFVAFRPSSVALHAERPTGSPRNIWAATIAGIQRHGDNLRIELAGPLPAAADVTPAAAAQLDLIPGRTVWAAVKATETHAYPA